Proteins from a genomic interval of bacterium:
- the mutY gene encoding A/G-specific adenine glycosylase gives MAKTPSGSLSSLLAWYEQVKRPLPWRQDRDAYRVWVSEVMLQQTRVETAIPYYERFLSALPTVEALARAEDDEVQALWSGLGYYRRARMLVKAARDVVRNGGFPQSAEAWQQLPGVGPYTAAAVASIVHGERVVALDGNVERVLARLEAYDGRPKSAAGRRFLTQAAEPWIDADRPGDSNQALMELGATICLPGNPRCHRCPINRSCTARRRGRVEDYPNRSRAIQKEERRLLAVMVRRRDRFLLFRRDSRTAILPGTWELPWVESDDPDPSEELAERYGGAWRVGARIASIRHTITRRNLVVTVSEGGLECASSVAEGREARWANLTELDELPHSSLVRKAILAAAD, from the coding sequence ATGGCGAAGACCCCGAGCGGCTCGCTTTCTTCTTTGCTTGCCTGGTACGAGCAGGTCAAGAGACCTCTCCCCTGGCGGCAAGACAGAGACGCCTATCGGGTTTGGGTCTCAGAGGTAATGCTCCAGCAGACCCGGGTCGAGACCGCGATTCCCTACTACGAGAGGTTCTTGAGCGCGTTGCCGACGGTCGAGGCCCTCGCTCGGGCCGAGGATGACGAGGTTCAGGCTTTGTGGTCCGGACTCGGCTACTACCGTCGCGCTCGAATGCTCGTCAAGGCGGCTCGAGATGTGGTTCGGAACGGAGGATTCCCGCAGTCGGCAGAAGCTTGGCAACAGCTTCCGGGTGTCGGCCCCTACACCGCCGCTGCAGTGGCAAGCATCGTCCATGGTGAGCGAGTGGTAGCGCTCGACGGCAATGTCGAGCGAGTGCTGGCCAGGCTCGAGGCCTACGACGGCAGACCGAAGAGCGCGGCCGGAAGGCGATTCCTGACTCAGGCTGCGGAGCCCTGGATCGACGCCGATCGACCCGGAGACAGCAACCAGGCTTTGATGGAGTTGGGTGCGACCATTTGCCTTCCCGGGAATCCACGCTGCCATCGTTGTCCGATAAACCGGTCGTGCACGGCGAGGCGCCGGGGAAGAGTCGAGGACTATCCCAATCGATCTCGGGCCATTCAAAAAGAGGAACGCCGGCTTCTGGCCGTGATGGTGCGACGCAGAGATCGATTTCTCTTGTTTCGGCGGGACTCGAGAACCGCCATTCTGCCGGGTACCTGGGAGCTTCCCTGGGTCGAGAGCGATGATCCTGATCCGTCCGAGGAACTCGCCGAGCGCTATGGCGGCGCCTGGCGCGTGGGCGCACGCATCGCCTCGATTCGCCACACGATTACCCGCCGCAACCTCGTGGTTACCGTGAGCGAAGGTGGACTCGAGTGCGCGAGCTCGGTGGCCGAAGGGCGCGAAGCCCGCTGGGCGAACCTGACAGAGCTCGACGAGCTTCCGCACTCCTCTCTGGTCCGCAAGGCCATCCTGGCGGCCGCGGACTAG